The window CTGTTTTCCTGGCGCTGTCGGTGGTCGTTCCTTCGCTGGTGCTGTCCGCCTGCCTGTCGTCCGAGAAGGACGTTAATCTGGCGACCTATGTCGACCAGACCGAACCGGCGGACGTTCTCTACAACCAGGGCCTCGCCAATTTGAACGCCGGCCGCCTGGACGAAGCGAGCAAGAAGTTCGATGCTGTCGACCGTCAGCATCCCTATTCGGAATTCGCCCGCAAATCGATGGTTATGGGCGCCTTCGCCGACTATCGCGCCGGCAATTATGACGAGGCGATCGGCTCGGCCAAGCGCTATCTGACGCTCTATCCGTCGACGGACGATGCTGCCTACGCGCAGTACATCATCGGCTTGAGCTACTACCGTCAGATCAAGGACGTCACCCAGGACCAGAAGGAAGCGCGCCAGACCGTGCAGACCATGCAGGAACTGGTGACGCGCTGGCCGACCTCCGAATATGTCGATGACGCCAAGGACAAGATCCGCTTCGCCACCGACCAGCTCGCCGGCAAGGAAATGCAGATCGGCCGCTATTATCTCGAGCGCCGCGAATATATCGCCGCCGTCAAGCGCTTCCGCACCGTGGTCGAGAATTATTCCAACACGCGCCATGTCGAAGAGGCGCTCGCGCGCCTGACCGAGAGCTATTACGCCATGGGTCTGACCTCGGAAGCGCAGACCGCCGCGGCGGTGCTTGGTCACAACTATCCGGACAGCCAGTGGTACAAGGACTCCTACAAGCTCCTGCAGAGCAATGGGCTTGAGCCGCGCGAAAATGCCGGGTCGTGGATCTCCAAGGCCGGGAAACTGATTACCGGCGCCTGAAGCTGATGCTGTCCAGACTGTCGATCCGCGATATCGTTCTGATCGAGAAGCTGGACATCGACTTCCTGCCCGGCCTTTCGGTGCTGACCGGCGAGACCGGCGCCGGCAAATCCATCCTGCTCGATGCGCTGTCGCTGGCGCTTGGCGCGCGCGGCGATGCCTCGCTGGTCCGCCACGGCGCGGCGCAAGGCCAAGTCATCGCGGTGTTCGACGTGCCGCGCAACCATCCGGCCCGCGCGATGCTCGCTGAGAACGCCATTGAGGACGACGGCGACATCATCCTGCGCCGTGTCCAGACGGCGGATGGCCGCACGCGCGTGTTTGTTAATGATCAGCCCTCCAGCGTCACGTTGATGCGCGATGTCGGCCGTGCGCTGGTCGAGATCCATGGCCAGCACGATGAGCGCGCCCTGGTCGATCCCGGCGCGCATCGCGACTTGCTGGACAGCTTTGGCGGCCATCTGGGCTCGGCGCGTGGAGCGGGCGAGGCCTGGCGCTACTGGCTCGGTTGCGAGCAGGAACTGTCAAGGCATCGCGCCAAGGTCGAGGCGGCGGCGCGTGAGGCCGACTATCTGCGCGCCTCCGTCGCGGAGCTGACGAAGCTCGATCCCCAACCAGGGGAAGAGGCCGTTCTCGCCGAGTTGCGCGCGACGATGATGCGGGCAGAAAAGATCGCCTCGGAAATCCATGATGCGCAGGACGTGCTGTCTGGGCCGTCC is drawn from Mesorhizobium sp. B1-1-8 and contains these coding sequences:
- a CDS encoding outer membrane protein assembly factor BamD, whose product is MFFSRVGQSVAPHRAVFLALSVVVPSLVLSACLSSEKDVNLATYVDQTEPADVLYNQGLANLNAGRLDEASKKFDAVDRQHPYSEFARKSMVMGAFADYRAGNYDEAIGSAKRYLTLYPSTDDAAYAQYIIGLSYYRQIKDVTQDQKEARQTVQTMQELVTRWPTSEYVDDAKDKIRFATDQLAGKEMQIGRYYLERREYIAAVKRFRTVVENYSNTRHVEEALARLTESYYAMGLTSEAQTAAAVLGHNYPDSQWYKDSYKLLQSNGLEPRENAGSWISKAGKLITGA